In Archangium violaceum, the following are encoded in one genomic region:
- a CDS encoding myxosortase-dependent metalloprotease, MXAN_2677/MXAN_2678 family encodes MRSLPWFALAALALSAPESEAQTYQRTLVPGRPFCVVWPGRDYQYHLDPTGSSRTPGDSELVAVEAAIASWRAVSNTCSDYTFTRGPDIQNPRVGYDKDSKDNQNVITFRERDCNDVVEPNDPCIEDDTCSNVYSCWEHGSAVIGLTTTTFSFRTGYILDADIELNAGAPGRGFLFTTVDSPPCEGGVQTTSCVATDVQNTVTHEMGHVVGLDHVSVSGSTMEPTAPPGETHKRIIDVGSAAGFCDAYPRGLPPTQCGEIPDLGRHVQAVSNGPGMGCGAAPGALLAPAALLGLLVLGRRRERPGGRGRVPRLTRD; translated from the coding sequence ATGCGCTCCCTTCCGTGGTTCGCCCTCGCCGCGCTCGCGCTATCCGCTCCCGAGTCCGAGGCGCAGACGTACCAGCGCACCCTGGTGCCCGGCCGGCCCTTCTGCGTCGTCTGGCCCGGCCGTGACTACCAGTACCACCTGGACCCCACCGGCAGCAGCCGCACTCCAGGAGACTCCGAGCTCGTGGCCGTCGAGGCCGCTATCGCTTCCTGGCGGGCCGTCTCCAACACCTGCAGCGACTACACCTTCACCCGCGGCCCGGACATCCAGAATCCCAGGGTGGGGTACGACAAGGACAGCAAGGACAACCAGAACGTCATCACCTTCCGCGAGCGCGACTGCAACGACGTCGTCGAGCCGAATGATCCGTGCATCGAGGACGACACCTGCTCCAACGTCTATTCCTGCTGGGAGCACGGGAGCGCCGTCATCGGGCTGACCACCACCACGTTCAGCTTCCGCACCGGCTACATCCTCGACGCGGACATCGAGCTCAACGCGGGCGCCCCCGGGAGGGGCTTTCTCTTCACCACCGTCGACTCGCCGCCGTGCGAGGGGGGCGTGCAGACCACCAGTTGCGTCGCCACGGACGTGCAGAACACGGTCACCCATGAGATGGGGCACGTGGTGGGGCTGGACCACGTGTCCGTGTCCGGCTCCACCATGGAGCCCACCGCGCCTCCGGGAGAGACGCACAAGCGCATCATCGACGTGGGGAGCGCCGCGGGCTTCTGCGACGCCTACCCCCGGGGCCTGCCGCCCACCCAGTGCGGTGAGATCCCCGACCTGGGCCGCCACGTCCAGGCGGTGTCGAATGGCCCGGGCATGGGCTGTGGTGCGGCGCCCGGAGCGCTCCTCGCTCCGGCGGCGCTGCTCGGACTGCTGGTGCTCGGCCGGCGTCGCGAGCGTCCGGGTGGGCGCGGCCGTGTCCCGCGCCTGACGCGTGATTAG
- a CDS encoding myxosortase-dependent metalloprotease, MXAN_2677/MXAN_2678 family — MLASLLVSLALGQSSDPFVRSRVQQGNASSQCLFWTVPTIQWQFSSVGNPKSSEAQKQNEFAAIRRSFQSWQDIFEDCGNLRFQEGPLVDGERNKVGYDPKGPNRNLVLFRSNKCVDVVPSGVRCDEDTDCGNTYDCWDGDERTIALTLTTYDEKSGIIYDSDIQLNAANFVFTTVDSPPYPICAQPISSNPGNCVATDVQNTMTHEIGHLIGLDHTQAPNSVMFPRAPVGETSKRIIDEGSRDFVCTTYPKGLASQSCFTPTPDSGARSAKLGDSASGCSSTGAGTWLPAVAGFALLAWRRRGGARS; from the coding sequence ATGCTCGCCTCGCTCCTGGTCTCGCTCGCCCTCGGACAGAGCTCGGACCCCTTCGTTCGCAGCCGGGTGCAGCAGGGCAACGCGAGCTCCCAGTGCCTCTTCTGGACGGTGCCCACCATCCAGTGGCAGTTCAGCAGCGTGGGCAACCCCAAGAGCTCGGAGGCCCAGAAGCAGAACGAGTTCGCCGCCATCCGCCGCTCCTTCCAGAGCTGGCAGGACATCTTCGAGGACTGCGGCAACCTCCGCTTCCAGGAGGGTCCCCTGGTGGACGGCGAGCGCAACAAGGTCGGCTACGACCCCAAGGGTCCCAACCGCAACCTCGTCCTCTTCCGCTCCAACAAATGCGTGGACGTCGTGCCCTCCGGTGTCCGGTGCGACGAGGACACGGACTGCGGCAACACCTACGACTGCTGGGACGGCGATGAGCGCACCATCGCCCTCACGCTCACCACCTACGACGAGAAGTCCGGCATCATCTACGACTCGGACATCCAGCTGAACGCGGCGAACTTCGTCTTCACGACGGTGGACAGTCCGCCCTATCCGATCTGCGCCCAGCCCATCTCCAGCAACCCCGGCAACTGCGTGGCCACGGACGTGCAGAACACCATGACGCACGAGATCGGCCACCTGATCGGCCTGGACCACACCCAGGCTCCCAACTCCGTCATGTTCCCGAGGGCCCCGGTGGGCGAGACGTCCAAGCGCATCATCGACGAGGGCTCGCGTGACTTCGTGTGCACGACGTACCCGAAGGGCCTCGCCAGTCAGAGCTGCTTCACGCCCACGCCGGACTCGGGCGCCAGGTCGGCGAAGCTTGGGGACTCGGCCTCGGGTTGTTCCAGCACCGGCGCCGGGACATGGCTGCCCGCGGTGGCCGGCTTCGCCCTGCTCGCGTGGCGCCGCCGCGGAGGCGCTCGCTCGTGA
- a CDS encoding HAD family hydrolase: MTIAFFDLDKTLLAVNSGALWVRRELEQGHITRVQALRASYWLARYHLGFVSMQDALVRAISHLEGMGERHLRERTVQFYEEWVRSQFRPGALRALEEHRSAGDTLVLLTSSSGYLSELVARDLGLHAVLCNRFEVDVSGLCTGRPLGEVCFGEGKRSYALSFASEAGVELSACAFYTDSYSDLPVMEVVGRPVAVHPDRRLRREALRRGWPVVDWGVPGGGGDVALDVSSR, encoded by the coding sequence ATGACCATCGCCTTCTTCGACCTGGACAAGACGCTGCTCGCGGTGAACTCGGGCGCCCTCTGGGTCCGACGCGAGCTGGAGCAGGGCCACATCACCCGGGTGCAGGCCTTGCGCGCCAGCTACTGGCTGGCCCGTTACCACCTGGGCTTCGTCTCCATGCAGGACGCGCTGGTGCGGGCCATCTCCCATCTCGAGGGCATGGGCGAGCGGCATCTGCGCGAGCGCACCGTCCAGTTCTACGAGGAGTGGGTCCGCTCGCAGTTCCGGCCCGGCGCCCTGCGCGCCCTGGAGGAGCACCGCTCGGCTGGAGACACGCTCGTCCTGCTCACCTCGTCCTCGGGCTACCTGTCCGAGCTGGTGGCGAGAGACCTCGGTCTGCACGCGGTGCTCTGCAACCGCTTCGAGGTGGATGTCTCGGGGCTGTGCACCGGCCGGCCCCTGGGCGAGGTGTGCTTCGGCGAGGGCAAGCGCTCCTACGCGCTGTCCTTCGCCTCGGAGGCCGGCGTCGAGCTGTCCGCGTGTGCCTTCTACACGGACTCGTACTCGGACCTGCCGGTGATGGAGGTGGTGGGCCGCCCCGTGGCCGTCCACCCGGATCGCCGCCTGCGCCGCGAGGCCCTGCGGCGCGGCTGGCCCGTGGTGGACTGGGGCGTACCGGGGGGTGGAGGAGACGTCGCGCTGGACGTCTCCTCGCGGTGA
- the gltX gene encoding glutamate--tRNA ligase encodes MASVPRVRFAPSPTGYLHIGGARTALFNYLYARRHGGVFILRIEDTDQERSTPESVKAILDGLTWLGIDWDEGPGKEGPSAPYFQTQRLELYTKYAEQLIAEGKAYRCYCTREEIDARRAAVEKATGKPGTYKYEGTCRDRKDIPEGRTSVIRFRMPDGEGQVTFDDKVLGPITKAYSDLDDWVMLRADGIPLYNYGCVIDDHTMDITLVGRGQEHVNSTFPQLMLYQAFGWKPPEFAHFPLILGPDREKLSKRKHPEADVMLHKRNGVLPEALLNYVIRLGWSHGNDEVISREQMVEWFDFDHVGTTSGVWSPDKLMWLNQQWLKMLPPAVVAETLVDFLVARGVQVKKGDPRLERVVLAFRERAKTIQEMADMALKYFQHGVTLDEKAAAKHLTAESKPLLTQVREQVAALPQWSAAALDEVVKKVSEQAGVGMGKVAQPVRVAATGGTVSPGIGETLELLGREETLHRLDAALARP; translated from the coding sequence ATGGCATCCGTACCCCGCGTCCGTTTCGCGCCGTCCCCCACTGGCTACCTCCACATCGGCGGAGCCCGTACGGCCCTCTTCAACTACCTCTACGCGCGGCGCCACGGCGGCGTCTTCATCCTGCGCATCGAGGACACGGACCAGGAGCGCTCCACCCCCGAGTCCGTGAAGGCCATCCTCGACGGCCTCACCTGGCTGGGCATCGACTGGGACGAGGGCCCGGGCAAGGAGGGCCCCTCGGCGCCCTACTTCCAGACGCAGCGGTTGGAGCTGTACACGAAGTACGCGGAGCAGCTCATCGCCGAGGGCAAGGCGTACCGCTGCTACTGCACGCGCGAGGAGATCGACGCGCGCCGCGCCGCCGTGGAGAAGGCCACGGGCAAGCCGGGCACCTACAAGTACGAGGGCACCTGCCGCGACCGCAAGGACATCCCCGAGGGCCGCACCTCGGTCATCCGCTTCCGGATGCCGGACGGCGAGGGCCAGGTGACGTTCGACGACAAGGTGCTCGGGCCCATCACCAAGGCGTACTCGGACCTGGATGACTGGGTCATGCTGCGCGCCGACGGCATCCCCCTCTACAACTACGGCTGCGTCATCGACGACCACACCATGGACATCACCCTGGTGGGGCGCGGGCAGGAGCACGTCAACTCCACCTTCCCGCAGCTGATGCTCTACCAGGCCTTCGGGTGGAAGCCGCCCGAGTTCGCCCACTTCCCGCTCATCCTCGGGCCGGACCGCGAGAAGCTCTCCAAGCGCAAGCACCCCGAGGCGGACGTGATGCTGCACAAGCGCAACGGCGTGCTGCCGGAGGCGCTGCTCAACTACGTCATCCGCCTGGGCTGGAGCCACGGCAACGACGAGGTCATCAGCCGCGAGCAGATGGTGGAGTGGTTCGACTTCGACCACGTGGGCACCACGTCCGGCGTGTGGAGCCCGGACAAGCTGATGTGGCTCAACCAGCAGTGGCTCAAGATGCTGCCCCCGGCGGTGGTGGCCGAGACGCTGGTGGACTTCCTGGTGGCCAGGGGCGTGCAGGTGAAGAAGGGCGACCCGCGGCTGGAGCGCGTGGTGCTGGCCTTCCGCGAGCGCGCCAAGACGATCCAGGAGATGGCCGACATGGCCCTCAAGTACTTCCAGCATGGCGTGACGCTGGACGAGAAGGCCGCGGCCAAGCACCTCACCGCCGAGTCCAAGCCGCTGCTCACCCAGGTGCGCGAGCAGGTGGCCGCGCTGCCGCAGTGGAGCGCCGCCGCGCTGGATGAAGTGGTGAAGAAGGTGAGCGAGCAGGCCGGGGTGGGCATGGGCAAGGTGGCCCAGCCGGTGCGCGTGGCGGCCACGGGCGGCACGGTCAGCCCGGGCATCGGCGAGACGCTCGAGCTGCTGGGCCGCGAGGAGACCCTCCACCGGCTGGACGCGGCGCTCGCCCGGCCGTAG
- a CDS encoding protein kinase domain-containing protein has product MVTGDSQGPSDTGADPLIGRTLNGRFSILEPIGIGGMGRVYRAQQTPLDRVVALKVLNPNFPTSKDPGFQKRFLREASLSSKLRHPNTVTVIDYGQTDDGIYYIAMEYLEGRTLGQVLAEVGPLPWARALNIAQQVCRSLREAHNQGIVHRDLKPANIMLLNEADQDLVKVLDFGLVKSIAPGSEETPNPEITQSGTFLGSPAYMAPEQARNEADVRSDVYSLGVVLYQMLVGRPPFVSKDHIELIFAHHKELPPAFSSVRPDMPVPQEIETLVRRCLAKDPAQRFQTMDELLEAMRGASMAAGGHSGIFKRPGGHTTTGPHKTPLFAGIAGEAPSGGDTIAVDISVEVPPDMQKTRRRTLLLGGLVGGGIAVALTGGLLLSSGIFTPKPPPVETVAPAAQATAPAVQKAPAEVVRFRLMSQPKGARVSYKGQERGETPLLLEIPKEPGQDTVTAEFTFALDGYQTETVITGGSGEVVFAQKLQRARGGSSASARNASAGSRVEQVSGRAGESHTMAAMGSSISAPVMLESDPPPAPVPAGAPTRVDAKPAAEPTGGQTVSASALANSALPTGDGPVPYQDGMPRLVQLEGKDIVYTREALAARVEGLMVVKCVITRQGRVDNCRVIKGLPHMNEAVVASLQSRVYKPIALEGRPVAVDYVFTVRLVAPRRR; this is encoded by the coding sequence ATGGTGACCGGCGACTCGCAGGGTCCGAGTGATACCGGGGCGGATCCTCTCATCGGGCGGACGCTCAACGGCCGCTTCAGCATCCTCGAGCCGATAGGCATCGGGGGGATGGGTCGGGTCTACCGTGCCCAGCAGACGCCCTTGGATCGGGTGGTCGCGCTCAAGGTGCTCAACCCCAATTTCCCCACCAGCAAGGATCCGGGCTTCCAGAAGCGCTTCCTGCGCGAGGCCTCGCTGTCCTCGAAGCTCCGCCACCCCAACACGGTGACGGTGATCGACTACGGGCAGACGGACGACGGCATCTACTACATCGCCATGGAGTACCTGGAGGGGCGCACCCTCGGCCAGGTCCTGGCGGAAGTGGGGCCGCTGCCCTGGGCGCGGGCGCTCAACATCGCCCAGCAGGTGTGCCGCTCGCTGCGCGAGGCGCACAACCAGGGCATCGTCCACCGAGACCTGAAGCCCGCCAACATCATGCTCCTCAACGAGGCCGATCAGGATCTCGTGAAGGTGCTGGACTTCGGGCTGGTGAAGTCCATCGCCCCGGGCTCCGAGGAGACGCCCAACCCGGAGATCACCCAGAGCGGCACCTTCCTGGGCTCCCCGGCGTACATGGCGCCGGAGCAGGCGCGCAACGAGGCGGACGTGCGCAGCGACGTGTATTCGCTGGGCGTGGTGCTCTACCAGATGCTGGTGGGGCGGCCGCCGTTCGTCTCGAAGGATCACATCGAGCTCATCTTCGCCCACCACAAGGAGCTGCCGCCGGCGTTCAGCTCGGTGCGGCCGGACATGCCGGTGCCGCAGGAGATCGAGACGCTGGTGCGCCGGTGCCTGGCGAAGGATCCGGCGCAGCGCTTCCAGACGATGGACGAGTTGCTGGAGGCGATGCGCGGGGCCAGCATGGCCGCGGGAGGCCACAGCGGCATCTTCAAGCGTCCGGGCGGGCACACCACCACGGGGCCGCACAAGACGCCGCTGTTCGCGGGCATCGCGGGAGAGGCCCCCTCGGGCGGCGATACGATCGCCGTGGACATCAGCGTGGAAGTGCCGCCCGACATGCAGAAGACGCGTCGGCGCACGCTGCTGCTGGGAGGGCTGGTGGGCGGAGGCATCGCCGTGGCCCTCACGGGTGGCCTGCTGCTGTCCTCGGGCATCTTCACGCCCAAGCCGCCCCCCGTGGAGACGGTGGCCCCGGCCGCCCAGGCCACCGCGCCCGCCGTGCAGAAGGCCCCGGCGGAGGTGGTGCGCTTCCGGCTGATGAGCCAGCCCAAGGGCGCGCGCGTCAGCTACAAGGGCCAGGAGCGCGGCGAGACGCCCCTGCTGCTGGAGATTCCCAAGGAGCCGGGCCAGGACACCGTCACCGCCGAGTTCACCTTCGCGCTCGACGGCTACCAGACGGAGACGGTCATCACCGGCGGCTCGGGCGAGGTGGTGTTCGCCCAGAAGCTGCAGCGTGCGCGTGGAGGCTCCTCCGCCTCGGCGCGCAACGCGAGCGCCGGGAGCCGGGTGGAGCAGGTCTCGGGCAGGGCGGGCGAGTCCCACACGATGGCGGCCATGGGCTCGTCCATCTCGGCGCCCGTGATGCTGGAGTCCGATCCGCCCCCGGCGCCGGTGCCCGCGGGAGCCCCGACCCGGGTGGACGCGAAGCCCGCGGCGGAGCCCACCGGTGGCCAGACGGTGTCCGCGTCGGCGCTGGCCAACAGCGCGCTCCCCACGGGTGACGGCCCCGTGCCCTACCAGGACGGCATGCCGCGCCTGGTGCAGCTCGAGGGCAAGGACATCGTCTACACGCGCGAGGCCCTCGCGGCCCGCGTCGAGGGACTGATGGTGGTGAAGTGCGTCATCACCAGGCAGGGCCGGGTGGACAACTGCCGCGTCATCAAGGGCCTGCCGCACATGAACGAGGCGGTGGTGGCGTCGCTGCAGTCGCGCGTCTACAAGCCCATCGCCCTCGAGGGCAGGCCGGTGGCGGTGGACTACGTGTTCACCGTCCGGCTCGTGGCGCCGCGCCGCCGCTGA
- a CDS encoding chemotaxis protein CheW, producing the protein MVDSPSMTAEAQARRASVQKRLALLEEEVVRLRRELATLGEAQRLPGLFLTVEVAGTTALLPVEAVVEVVRLVAIEPLPAAQPHVLGTMLYRGTPAVVVDLAAMLRVRREPDLDAHLVICSGPRTVALLVDRVRDLVESPLLVEGAGEGEGTSWDGTGLMAGLCRTPEGIRPLLRASAVLAIPEAP; encoded by the coding sequence ATGGTCGATTCCCCTTCGATGACGGCTGAAGCCCAGGCGAGGCGTGCGTCGGTACAGAAACGCCTGGCGTTGCTGGAAGAGGAGGTCGTCCGGCTCCGGCGGGAGCTGGCCACGCTCGGCGAGGCCCAGCGGCTGCCGGGGCTCTTCCTGACGGTGGAGGTGGCCGGCACCACGGCGCTGCTGCCCGTGGAGGCCGTGGTGGAGGTGGTGCGCCTGGTGGCCATCGAGCCCCTGCCGGCGGCCCAACCCCACGTGCTCGGCACCATGCTCTACCGGGGCACCCCCGCGGTGGTGGTGGATCTGGCCGCGATGCTCCGGGTGCGCAGGGAACCCGACCTGGACGCACATCTGGTCATCTGTAGCGGCCCGCGCACGGTGGCGCTCCTGGTGGACCGGGTGCGCGATCTGGTGGAGTCGCCGCTGCTGGTGGAAGGCGCCGGCGAGGGAGAGGGCACGTCCTGGGATGGGACGGGGTTGATGGCGGGCCTGTGCCGTACCCCCGAGGGCATCCGCCCGCTGCTGCGCGCCTCGGCCGTGCTGGCCATCCCGGAGGCACCGTGA
- a CDS encoding CheR family methyltransferase produces MKEPVRVERLDEQTLGGLESVLRAACGMVLAPSVRRSLRTALTRAAESQGLPVADFLQRVLARDTAAVETFIGYAVIGETYFFRHPEQLRELSRLAALHVGPFLVWSAGCASGEEPYSIAMSLLAAGVAPDNIRVVGTDVSNRALERARQATYSPWSVRRMEPELERRFLSLRPDSVSVPPEVRARVEFRRHNLVTDAPPVAGAQAVFCRNVLIYFPTQVIPGVVERLILALAPGGWLFLSPAEVPFAKGMGLEEREVGGQLILRKPLPGERVATRASRPGPLRIATRAPSPLRRVLAPSQTVRAAEAPSASRAPVPLALPPAESSPAPSAPLVPETLTRALAAAREGHFEQAEELARLAARELSPEAYLLLAMVSEGRGDVQGAVAAVRKALYLEPQLAIGHAMLVALYGQLGHPEEAERARRNALRALEGLDDEHVLRGVETMTVGGLRRALVPGTKQGKSGAR; encoded by the coding sequence GTGAAGGAGCCGGTGCGCGTGGAGCGCCTCGACGAGCAGACGCTGGGCGGGCTGGAGTCCGTGCTGCGCGCGGCGTGCGGCATGGTGCTCGCGCCCAGCGTGCGCCGCTCCCTGCGTACCGCCCTGACGCGCGCCGCCGAGTCCCAGGGGCTGCCCGTCGCCGACTTCCTCCAGCGGGTGCTGGCCCGGGACACCGCGGCGGTGGAGACCTTCATCGGCTACGCCGTCATCGGCGAGACGTACTTCTTCCGCCATCCGGAGCAGCTGCGCGAGCTGTCGCGACTGGCCGCCCTGCACGTGGGGCCCTTCCTCGTCTGGAGCGCCGGGTGCGCCAGTGGGGAGGAGCCCTACAGCATCGCCATGTCCCTGCTGGCGGCGGGCGTCGCGCCCGACAACATCCGCGTGGTGGGCACGGACGTGTCCAACCGGGCCCTCGAGCGCGCCCGGCAGGCCACGTACTCCCCCTGGTCCGTGCGGCGCATGGAGCCGGAGCTGGAGCGACGCTTTCTTTCCCTCCGGCCGGATTCCGTCTCCGTGCCCCCCGAGGTGCGTGCCCGGGTGGAGTTCCGGCGGCACAACCTCGTCACGGATGCGCCGCCCGTGGCGGGCGCGCAGGCCGTCTTCTGCCGCAACGTCCTCATCTACTTCCCCACCCAGGTCATCCCCGGGGTGGTCGAGCGGCTCATCCTGGCGCTCGCGCCCGGTGGTTGGCTCTTCCTCTCTCCGGCCGAGGTGCCCTTCGCCAAGGGCATGGGGTTGGAGGAGCGTGAGGTGGGGGGGCAGCTCATCCTGCGCAAGCCCCTGCCCGGCGAGCGGGTCGCCACGCGCGCCTCCCGGCCCGGGCCCCTCCGGATCGCGACGCGGGCGCCGAGCCCGCTGCGGCGGGTGCTGGCTCCCTCCCAGACAGTACGGGCCGCCGAGGCGCCGAGCGCTTCACGGGCCCCGGTGCCCTTGGCCCTCCCGCCGGCCGAGTCCTCCCCGGCTCCCTCCGCGCCCCTGGTGCCGGAGACGCTGACGCGGGCGCTGGCCGCGGCGCGCGAGGGACACTTCGAGCAGGCCGAGGAGCTCGCCCGGCTGGCGGCCCGGGAGCTGTCACCCGAGGCCTACCTGCTGCTGGCCATGGTGTCCGAAGGGCGGGGGGACGTGCAGGGGGCCGTGGCCGCGGTGCGCAAGGCGCTCTATCTGGAGCCACAACTGGCCATTGGCCATGCCATGCTCGTGGCGTTGTATGGACAGCTGGGGCACCCCGAGGAGGCCGAGCGGGCCCGGCGCAACGCGCTCCGGGCGCTGGAAGGTTTGGATGACGAGCACGTGCTGCGAGGCGTGGAAACGATGACGGTCGGTGGACTGCGGCGGGCGCTCGTGCCGGGGACGAAGCAGGGAAAGTCGGGGGCGAGATGA